From Juglans regia cultivar Chandler chromosome 8, Walnut 2.0, whole genome shotgun sequence, the proteins below share one genomic window:
- the LOC109022236 gene encoding uncharacterized protein LOC109022236 isoform X2 gives MEEQDQMQSSIEVEEVEEQQREGKRLEEENVVRFLDSLDSYVTLLDSLSSTLRQGWLELASARQSMGASRINGALLDLKSHSAATSLQVTHHDDEILNQPHFTLCKWASSKNGYGDEKLRENKLQTNSDGPQLRHRSQFAEKIPETKGAPLIVDDQVQKERTKSLSMFGTLVSPKLRAAQLSFETALETLVEIANVRLTMLSTSDQVRKELEGTEG, from the exons ATGGAAGAACAAGACCAAATGCAGAGCTCCATAGAAgtagaagaagtagaagaacaACAACGAGAAGGAAAACGTTTGGAGGAAGAGAATGTAGTGCGATTTCTTGATTCGTTGGATAGTTACGTAACCCTGTTAGATTCATTGTCCTCGACACTCCGTCAG GGATGGCTGGAATTGGCCAGTGCTCGACAATCCATGGGTGCGTCACGAATCAATGGTGCTTTGTTGGACCTGAAATCCCACTCTGCTGCTACATCGTTGCAAGTAACTCATCATGATG ATGAAATTTTGAACCAACCACATTTTACATTGTGCAAATGGGCATCCTCTAAAAATGGATATGGAGACGAAAAGCTCAGGGAGAACAAATTGCAGACGAACTCTGATGGTCCACAGCTTAGACACCGATCCCAGTTTGCTG AGAAAATTCCAGAAACAAAGGGAGCCCCTCTTATAGTCGATGATCAA GTTCAAAAGGAGCGAACTAAATCACTATCAATGTTTGGGACTTTGGTTTCCCCAAAGCTTCGAGCTGCTCAACTTTCATTTGAGACAG CTCTGGAGACACTTGTAGAAATAGCAAATGTGCGTTTGACAATGCTTTCCACTTCTGACCAAGTCCGTAAAGAACTGGAAGGCACCGAGGGATGA
- the LOC109022227 gene encoding protein canopy-1: MANSKAWVWLLLTLFAAFSLASCVDDKCAACNAVSEELEIGLSNEKPRNHLDMRHRLDSKGERKGKVIDYRVSELRVVELLDGLCEKMQDYTLQKIDSNRQEWVKVDDWDNLTTNKQEARAYSKAISSYCGRLLEETEDDLADLIKKGSVEVGDVSKVLCQDLSKHCSQSSGFQQVDGNDHGSDGEL; encoded by the exons ATGGCAAACTCGAAGGCGTGGGTGTGGCTGCTTCTGACCCTGTTCGCCGCTTTCTCCCTCGCTTCTTGCGTCGACGACAAATGCGCAGCTTGCAATGCCGTCTCG GAGGAACTAGAGATTGGCCTTTCTAAT gAAAAACCGAGGAATCATCTAGATATGAGACACCGTCTGGACTCTAAAGGTGAACGTAAAGGAAAGGTAATTGATTACAG AGTCAGTGAGCTCAGAGTCGTTgaactccttgatggcctttgTGAAAAGATGCAGGATTACACTCTTCAGAAG ATAGATTCAAACAGGCAAGAGTGGGTCAAAGTGGATGACTGGGATAACCTCACAACAA ATAAACAAGAAGCTCGAGCATATTCAAAAGCTATATCATCTTATTGTGGAAG GTTACTTGAAGAAACGGAAGATGAT TTGGCAGACTTGATAAAGAAAGGATCTGTTGAAGTAGGGGATGTAAGCAAGGTTCTTTGTCAAGATTTAAGCAAGCACTGCAGTCAATCAAG TGGCTTCCAACAGGTGGATGGCAATGATCATGGATCAGATGGAGAACTCTGA
- the LOC109022244 gene encoding probable protein phosphatase 2C 27 isoform X2: MEDEHICIDNLIEHLGATADFPSPGAFYGVFDGHGGTDAASFIRDNILRFIVEDSQFSICVEKAIKSAFVKADYAFSDAGSLDISSGTTALTALIFGRTMIIANAGDCRAVLGRRGRAIEMSKDHKPNCTSERIRIEKLGGVIYDGYLNGQLSVARALGDWHMKGPKGATYPLSAEPELQETHLTEDDEFLIMGCDGLWDVMSSQCAVTMARKELMLHNDPERCSRELVREALKRNTCDNLTVIVVCFSSDPPPRIEIPQSRVMRSISAEGLNLLKGVLDCNS, encoded by the exons ATGGAAGATGAACACATATGTATAGATAATCTTATTGAACATCTAGGGGCAACTGCAGACTTCCCTTCTCCTGGGGCTTTCTATGGG GTGTTTGATGGCCATGGAGGTACAGATGCAGCATCATTTATCAGAGATAACATCCTTAGATTCATAGTTGAGGACTCCCAATTTTCAATTTGTGTGGAGAAGGCAATTAAAAGCGCTTTTGTGAAAGCTGATTATGCATTTTCTGACGCTGGTTCTCTTGATATCTCCTCTGGCACCACTGCTCTAACTGCCCTTATTTTTGGCAG GACAATGATAATTGCAAATGCTGGGGATTGCCGTGCAGTGTTAGGGAGGAGAGGTAGAGCGATTGAGATGTCAAAAGACCATAAACCCAATTGCACATCTGAAAGAATTAGAATTGAGAAACTCGGTGGTGTCATTTATGATGGCTACCTCAATGGTCAATTATCTGTGGCACGTGCATTAGGAGATTGGCACATGAAAGGCCCCAAAGGTGCTACCTACCCTTTAAGTGCAGAGCCAGAGTTGCAGGAGACACACCTGACTGAGGATGATGAGTTCTTGATAATGGGCTGCGATGGCTTATGGGATGTAATGAGCAGCCAATGTGCTGTGACTATGGCAAGGAAAGAATTGATGCTCCACAATGACCCTGAAAGATGCTCAAGAGAGCTGGTCAGAGAGGCACTCAAACGCAACACATGTGATAATTTAACAGTTATTGTGGTTTGCTTTTCATCAGACCCTCCCCCTCGGATAGAGATACCTCAATCCCGAGTTATGAGGAGTATATCAGCAGAAGGCCTGAATTTACTCAAGGGTGTATTGGACTGTAATTCATGA
- the LOC109022241 gene encoding U-box domain-containing protein 44-like: MADSLDGTHGSYDLGSQSDESNHFERLYLEPIYDAFVCPLTKQVMLDPVTLENGQTFEREAIEKWFMECRESGRKLACPLTLKELKCTDLKPSIALRNTIEEWTARNEAVQIDMARKSLNLGSSESDVLQALKCVQYVCQKSRSNKHIARNAGLIPLIVDMLKSSSRKVRCKTLETLRIVVEDDAENKEMLAEGDTVRSIVKLLYHELSKERDEAVSLLYELSKSETLCEKIGSINGAILILVGMTSSKSENVLTVEKANKLLENLEKFENNVRQMAESGRLQPLLTQILEGPPETKQSMAAYLGELVLNNDVKVLVANTVGLSLINIMRNGSIQSREAALKALNQISSYEASAKVLIEAGILPPLVKDLFTVGANQLPMRLKEVSATILANVVNSGYDCDSIPVGSDRQTLVSEDIVHNLLHLISNTGPAIECKLLQVLVGLTNSPTSILNVVAAIKSSGATISLVQFIEAPQNDLRLASVKLLHNLSPLMGQELADALRGSVGQLSSLIRVISENIGISEEQAAAVGLLAYLPERDLGLTRQMLDEGAFRMIFSRVVRIRQGETRGSRFVTPFLEGLVRVLARVTFVLADEPDCIALCCEHNIAAVFIEMLQANGLDNVQMISATALEKLSLESKNLTRMPELPATGFCGAILPCFSKPHVITGLCRLHRGSCSLKESFCLLEGQAVPKLVALLDHTNEKVVEAALGALSTLLDDGVDVEQGVTVLSEAEGIKPILDVLLEKQSENLKRRAVWAVERLLRTDYIAYEVAGDPNVTTALVDAFQRADYRTRQIAELALKHVDKIPNFSGIFPNMG, from the exons ATGGCCGATAGCTTGGATGGGACTCATGGGAGTTATGACCTTGGCAGCCAGTCAGATGAGagcaatcattttgaaagacTGTACCTTGAGCCTATTTATGATGCATTTGTCTGCCCATTGACGAAGCAAGTTATGCTTGATCCTGTTACCTTAGAGAATGGACAAACTTTTGAACGAGAAGCAATTGAAAAGTGGTTCATGGAATGCAGGGAGAGTGGAAGAAAGCTGGCATGCCCATTAACGCTAAAGGAATTAAAATGCACAGATCTGAAACCTAGTATAGCTTTGAGGAACACTATTGAAGAGTGGACTGCTAGGAATGAAGCTGTTCAGATTGATATGGCTCGTAAGTCATTGAACCTGGGGAGTTCAGAAAGTGATGTTCTGCAAGCTTTGAAGTGTGTTCAGTATGTCTGCCAAAAGAGCCGATCAAATAAGCATATTGCACGTAATGCAGGCTTGATACCTTTAATTGTTGACATGTTAAAGAGCAGCAGCCGTAAAGTTCGGTGTAAAACTCTGGAAACTCTTCGAATTGTGGTGGAGGATGATGCTGAGAATAAG GAAATGTTGGCTGAGGGAGACACCGTGCGCTCTATAGTAAAGTTATTGTATCATGAACTCTCCAAAGAGAGGGATGAAGCTGTATCTTTGCTTTATGAACTCTCCAAATCTGAAACATTGTGTGAGAAAATTGGCTCAATTAATGGAGCAATTCTTATATTGGTCGGAATGACAAGCAGCAAATCAGAGAATGTTTTAACTGTTGAAAAGGCTAATAAATTACTTGAAAATCTGGAGAAGTTTGAGAACAATGTGCGGCAGATGGCTGAAAGTGGCAGACTGCAGCCTCTTCTAACACAAATCCTTGAAG GGCCACCAGAAACCAAACAGTCCATGGCTGCATACCTTGGTGAGCTGGTCTTGAACAATGATGTAAAAGTCCTTGTGGCTAACACGGTTGGTTTGTCTTTGATTAATATCATGAGAAATGGTAGTATTCAGTCAAGAGAAGCTGCTTTAAAAGCTCTAAACCAGATCTCTTCTTATGAGGCAAGTGCCAAAGTGTTGATAGAGGCAGGGATACTTCCCCCTCTTGTGAAGGACCTTTTCACTGTCGGTGCCAATCAGCTTCCAATGAGACTAAAAGAGGTTTCTGCCACAATTCTTGCTAATGTTGTGAACTCAGGTTACGACTGTGATTCTATCCCAGTTGGATCTGACCGCCAGACTCTGGTCTCAGAAGACATAGTGCATAACCTACTACATCTCATTAGCAACACTGGTCCAGCAATTGAGTGCAAGCTTCTCCAGGTTCTTGTTGGACTCACTAATTCTCCAACTTCCATTCTTAATGTTGTTGCTGCCATAAAAAGTTCTGGTGCTACTATCAGTTTGGTTCAGTTTATTGAGGCTCCACAGAATGATTTGCGTTTAGCTTCCGTTAAACTTCTGCATAACCTTTCTCCACTCATGGGTCAGGAACTGGCTGATGCCCTTCGTGGCTCAGTTGGCCAGCTCAGCAGCCTAATCAGAGTCATATCAGAAAATATAGGAATCAGTGAAGAGCAGGCTGCAGCTGTTGGCCTTTTAGCTTATCTCCCTGAGAGGGACTTGGGCCTTACCAGGCAGATGCTAGATGAGGGTGCCTTTCGGATGATCTTCTCTAGAGTGGTTAGGATCCGGCAAGGGGAGACTAGGGGCAGTCGCTTTGTCACTCCATTCCTAGAAGGTCTTGTACGGGTCCTTGCGAGAGTTACATTTGTCTTGGCTGATGAACCTGATTGCATTGCACTCTGCTGCGAGCACAATATTGCtgcagtatttattgaaatgcTTCAGGCCAATGGACTAGACAATGTACAGATGATCTCTGCCACAGCATTGGAAAAGTTATCTCTAGAATCCAAGAATTTGACGAGAATGCCCGAGTTGCCAGCAACTGGTTTTTGTGGCGCAATATTACCATGTTTTAGCAAACCACATGTCATAACTGGATTGTGTAGGCTTCATCGAGGATCATGTTCACTAAAAGAATCCTTTTGTCTTCTAGAAGGACAGGCCGTGCCGAAGTTAGTAGCTCTTTTAGACCACACAAATGAGAAGGTGGTTGAGGCAGCACTTGGGGCATTATCTACTTTGCTGGATGATGGGGTTGATGTTGAACAAGGAGTAACAGTGCTCTCGGAGGCAGAGGGAATCAAACCTATACTTGATGTTTTACTTGAGAAACAGTCAGAAAATCTAAAGAGGAGAGCAGTTTGGGCAGTTGAAAGACTTCTGCGAACTGATTATATAGCTTATGAAGTTGCTGGGGATCCAAATGTGACTACCGCACTTGTTGACGCTTTTCAGCGTGCCGACTATCGAACCCGGCAGATTGCTGAGCTTGCCTTGAAGCATGTTGATAAGATACCCAACTTCTCTGGAATCTTTCCAAACATGGGATAG
- the LOC109022236 gene encoding uncharacterized protein LOC109022236 isoform X1 yields the protein MEEQDQMQSSIEVEEVEEQQREGKRLEEENVVRFLDSLDSYVTLLDSLSSTLRQGWLELASARQSMGASRINGALLDLKSHSAATSLQVTHHDDEILNQPHFTLCKWASSKNGYGDEKLRENKLQTNSDGPQLRHRSQFAGTPEKIPETKGAPLIVDDQVQKERTKSLSMFGTLVSPKLRAAQLSFETALETLVEIANVRLTMLSTSDQVRKELEGTEG from the exons ATGGAAGAACAAGACCAAATGCAGAGCTCCATAGAAgtagaagaagtagaagaacaACAACGAGAAGGAAAACGTTTGGAGGAAGAGAATGTAGTGCGATTTCTTGATTCGTTGGATAGTTACGTAACCCTGTTAGATTCATTGTCCTCGACACTCCGTCAG GGATGGCTGGAATTGGCCAGTGCTCGACAATCCATGGGTGCGTCACGAATCAATGGTGCTTTGTTGGACCTGAAATCCCACTCTGCTGCTACATCGTTGCAAGTAACTCATCATGATG ATGAAATTTTGAACCAACCACATTTTACATTGTGCAAATGGGCATCCTCTAAAAATGGATATGGAGACGAAAAGCTCAGGGAGAACAAATTGCAGACGAACTCTGATGGTCCACAGCTTAGACACCGATCCCAGTTTGCTG GAACTCCAGAGAAAATTCCAGAAACAAAGGGAGCCCCTCTTATAGTCGATGATCAA GTTCAAAAGGAGCGAACTAAATCACTATCAATGTTTGGGACTTTGGTTTCCCCAAAGCTTCGAGCTGCTCAACTTTCATTTGAGACAG CTCTGGAGACACTTGTAGAAATAGCAAATGTGCGTTTGACAATGCTTTCCACTTCTGACCAAGTCCGTAAAGAACTGGAAGGCACCGAGGGATGA
- the LOC109022244 gene encoding probable protein phosphatase 2C 27 isoform X1: MAASMDFSPLFVILEGGQNNKDNVSTVEDQTSENNLKQITNWKPPRHLSVTCHSMSSKRLLATAELDLDVSIVAGKSLCDEKSDFLPVFRSGSCAERGPKQYMEDEHICIDNLIEHLGATADFPSPGAFYGVFDGHGGTDAASFIRDNILRFIVEDSQFSICVEKAIKSAFVKADYAFSDAGSLDISSGTTALTALIFGRTMIIANAGDCRAVLGRRGRAIEMSKDHKPNCTSERIRIEKLGGVIYDGYLNGQLSVARALGDWHMKGPKGATYPLSAEPELQETHLTEDDEFLIMGCDGLWDVMSSQCAVTMARKELMLHNDPERCSRELVREALKRNTCDNLTVIVVCFSSDPPPRIEIPQSRVMRSISAEGLNLLKGVLDCNS, encoded by the exons ATGGCTGCGAGTATGGATTTTTCGCCTCTGTTTGTTATATTAGAAGGTGGTCAAAATAATAAGGATAATGTATCAACTGTGGAAGATCAGACCTCAGAGAATAATTTGAAACAAATAACAAATTGGAAACCTCCGCGGCATCTTTCGGTTACGTGTCATAGCATGAGCTCTAAGAGGCTGCTGGCCACAGCTGAGTTG GATTTGGATGTCAGTATTGTTGCCGGTAAATCACTTTGTGATGAAAAGTCAGATTTCTTACCCGTGTTCCGCTCAGGAAGTTGTGCAGAAAGAGGTCCTAAACAGTACATGGAAGATGAACACATATGTATAGATAATCTTATTGAACATCTAGGGGCAACTGCAGACTTCCCTTCTCCTGGGGCTTTCTATGGG GTGTTTGATGGCCATGGAGGTACAGATGCAGCATCATTTATCAGAGATAACATCCTTAGATTCATAGTTGAGGACTCCCAATTTTCAATTTGTGTGGAGAAGGCAATTAAAAGCGCTTTTGTGAAAGCTGATTATGCATTTTCTGACGCTGGTTCTCTTGATATCTCCTCTGGCACCACTGCTCTAACTGCCCTTATTTTTGGCAG GACAATGATAATTGCAAATGCTGGGGATTGCCGTGCAGTGTTAGGGAGGAGAGGTAGAGCGATTGAGATGTCAAAAGACCATAAACCCAATTGCACATCTGAAAGAATTAGAATTGAGAAACTCGGTGGTGTCATTTATGATGGCTACCTCAATGGTCAATTATCTGTGGCACGTGCATTAGGAGATTGGCACATGAAAGGCCCCAAAGGTGCTACCTACCCTTTAAGTGCAGAGCCAGAGTTGCAGGAGACACACCTGACTGAGGATGATGAGTTCTTGATAATGGGCTGCGATGGCTTATGGGATGTAATGAGCAGCCAATGTGCTGTGACTATGGCAAGGAAAGAATTGATGCTCCACAATGACCCTGAAAGATGCTCAAGAGAGCTGGTCAGAGAGGCACTCAAACGCAACACATGTGATAATTTAACAGTTATTGTGGTTTGCTTTTCATCAGACCCTCCCCCTCGGATAGAGATACCTCAATCCCGAGTTATGAGGAGTATATCAGCAGAAGGCCTGAATTTACTCAAGGGTGTATTGGACTGTAATTCATGA